The Bicyclus anynana chromosome 4, ilBicAnyn1.1, whole genome shotgun sequence genome window below encodes:
- the LOC112054942 gene encoding dynein light chain Tctex-type protein 2B, protein MADEEEVADEGENVERVASAQSDVGLSPTQEKPLAPPKYEVRPGLGEKFQAQNIREIMLSTMQEQLVGRQYRADQAPRWAKSISNAVRQRVQDLDMKRYKILVQTTIIEMKGAGIKSGQRCIWDPETDEYVDDLYRNDTIFCYTIVYGIYMY, encoded by the exons ATGGCAGATGAAGAAGAAG TTGCTGATGAAGGGGAAAACGTCGAGCGCGTCGCCAGTGCACAGAGCGATGTGGGACTCAGCCCCACACAAGAGAAGCCTCTTGCACCTCCAAAATACGAAGTCCGGCCTGGGCTTGGtgaaaa GTTTCAAGCGCAGAACATTCGAGAAATAATGCTGTCGACTATGCAAGAGCAGTTGGTGGGGCGGCAGTACCGCGCGGACCAGGCGCCGCGCTGGGCCAAGAGCATCTCCAACGCGGTGAGGCAACGAGTGCAGGACCTCGACATGAAGAG ATATAAAATTCTAGTCCAAACAACGATCATAGAGATGAAAGGCGCCGGCATAAAGAGCGGTCAGAGATGCATCTGGGATCCTGAGACTGACGAATATGTCGATGATTTGTACAGGAACGATACTATATTCTGTTACACTATTGTCTAtggtatttatatgtattga
- the LOC112054941 gene encoding SET and MYND domain-containing protein 4-like gives MSQEIEGFFKKFHENISSTIDDVTNNNFANLESNSKRVSYLCSLPCVKDYDLSNDVAKCETGGKFPVEKDVEKARQFKEEGNKAVQVGDWAKALHLYSQSMIYMPQKETEDLSIVIANRSAALNHLEQYEDCISDIKRSLSLGYPRHLRYKIYERKARCLLVLKRNQEAIVAFQDTLSALDEANNLNKEKRQKMRTDAKLMLEILNKGLVLAGRPKDPEPLKKSPPKPKLPGKHNQRYPAASEAVQIDYSETKGRFATATTNIQAGDVLLVEKPHSGVLLAEYAKTHCQNCFVKCVIPLPCPKCPNVIFCSDKCLDAAEKSYHGYECHILPLIWKSGCSITCHIALRMITQNNKEYFKGLIDELDNKPTGTYKTNDYRNIYNLVSHEDKRTKQDFLHRTQMTVFLLKLLEISGYFDGKPKKKSVDIEDIKTMAIAGSYAEDIALFGGLILKNLQVLQFNAHEVFELQCPKPKVGQNIIKHDGKSVFLAGAVFPTLALFNHCCDPNVVRYFTGPYIVVRAVKNIQKGEEISENYGPIFTTVPKEKRKIQLKDQYWFDCTCTPCEQNWPMYKDMTENYMRFKCDSDRPCPNVIPVPYDCKEFMVQCGLCQQYTNILKGLKSLQDTEMMYKLGRVAMEEGKYGDAMKKFIEMLKLYDATLAPPYRSFYDCVQDLRSCMLSMGNYCIV, from the exons ATGTCGCAAGAAATAGAAGGATTCTTCAAGAAGTTTCATGAAAATATAAGCAGCACAATAGACGATGTTACTAACAACAACTTCGCTAATTTGGAATCAAATTCAAAGCGTGTATCATATCTTTGCAGTCTTCCTTGCGTAAAGGATTACGACCTTTCAAATGACGTGGCTAAATGTGAAACCGGTGGTAAGTTTCCCGTCGAGAAGGATGTGGAAAAGGCACGACAGTTCAAAGAGGAAGGAAACAAAGCTGTACAGGTTGGAGATTGGGCGAAGGCGTTACATTTGTATAGCCAAAGTATGATTTACATGCCGCAAAAAGAGA CTGAAGATTTGTCAATTGTTATTGCAAACCGTTCAGCAGCTTTAAATCATTTAGAACAATATGAAGATTGTATTTCGGATATTAAAAGAAGTCTTTCATTGGGTTACCCTCGACATCTAAGATATAAAATTTATGAAAGAAAGGCTAGATGTTTACTTGTTTTAAAAAGGAACCAAGAAGCTATTGTTGCTTTTCA GGATACGTTAAGCGCTTTGGACGAAGCGAATAatcttaataaagaaaaaagacaGAAAATGAGAACTGATGCTAAACTTATGTTGGAAATTTTGAATAAGGGACTAGTCTTGGCTGGAAGACCAAAGGACCCTGAACCGCTAAAGAAATCTCCACCCAAACCAAAACTACCAGGAAAACATAATCAACGGTATCCCGCTGCTTCGGAAGCAGTTCAAATTGATTACAGTGAAACTAAAGGGAGGTTTGCAACAGCGACTACAAATATACAAGCTGGTGATGTTTTGCTGGTAGAGAAACCACACAGTGGCGTTTTGTTGGCAGAATATGCAAAGACTCATTGTCAAAACTGCTTCGTAAA ATGTGTAATTCCTTTGCCATGTCCGAAATGTCCGAACGTAATATTTTGCAGCGACAAATGTTTAGATGCTGCAGAAAAATCATATCATGGATACGAATGTCATATCCTTCCACTTATTTGGAAGTCAGGCTGCTCCATAACTTGTCATATTGCCTTAAGGATGATAACACAGaacaataaagaatatttcaaaggGTTAATTGATGAATTAGACAACAAACCAACAGGCACGTACAAAACAAATGATTATAGGAACATATACAACTTAGTATCGCATGAGGATAAGCGCACTAAGCAAGATTTCTTGCACAGAACTCAAATGACGGTTTTTCTTCTAAAGCTTTTAGAAATAAGTGGATATTTTGACGGTAAACCCAAAAAAAAGTCCGTGGATATAGAGGACATTAAGACGATGGCTATCGCTGGAAGTTACGCAGAAGACATTGCTCTATTTGGAGGATTGATACTGAAGAATCTTCAAGTTCTCCAATTCAATGCTCATGAAGTGTTTGAATTACAATGCCCTAAGCCAAAAGTtggacaaaatataataaagcacGACGGGAAATCAGTGTTCCTGGCAGGTGCCGTGTTTCCAACACTTGCTTTATTCAATCACTGTTGCGACCCTAACGTCGTAAG ATATTTTACTGGACCATACATTGTCGTTCGTGCAGTCAAAAACATACAGAAAGGTGAGGAGATATCAGAAAACTATGGACCTATATTTACCACAGTGCCCAAGGAGAAGCGGAAAATACAGCTGAAAGATCAATATTGGTTCGACTGCACTTGTACGCCTTGTGAACAAAATTGGCCAATGTACAAAGACATGACGGAGAATTATATGCGTTTTAA atGTGACTCTGACCGCCCCTGCCCCAATGTCATCCCTGTGCCGTACGACTGCAAGGAGTTCATGGTGCAGTGCGGACTGTGTCAGCAGTACACCAACATACTGAAAGGACTCAAGTCGTTACAA GACACAGAAATGATGTACAAACTAGGTCGAGTGGCCATGGAAGAAGGCAAATATGGTGATGCAATGAAGAAGTTCATAGAAATGCTGAAACTGTATGATGCTACGTTGGCTCCACCGTACCGTTCGTTTTATGATTGTGTGCAAGACTTGAGAAGCTGCATGCTCTCAATGGGCAACTATTGCATTGTTTAG